The following coding sequences are from one Paenibacillus stellifer window:
- a CDS encoding heavy metal translocating P-type ATPase, producing MEKAVAAPEEQATLQITGMTCSACAARIEKGLSRMEGVSRANVNLALEQAAVGFDPSVVDVPKLEEKIRSLGYDTVKETANFDISGMTCAACSARIEKVLGRMPGIAEVNVNLALETAHVEYTPSMVTPQDIIAKVDSIGYKASLKKDSEETSGRKGEEIRRKRNKWIVSAVLSLPLLWAMVGHFSFTSWIPVPELFMNPWFQLALSTPVQFIIGWQFYVGAYKALRNGSANMDVLVALGTSAAYFYSLYLTLDSLSMSGMNHAVEMYYETGAILITLILVGKWFEALAKGRSSDAIRSLMGLQAKSAVVIRDGAEISIPVENVVIGDIVLVKPGTKIPVDGQVVEGISSVDESMLTGESIPVDKGPGDTVIGATVNKNGALKIEARKVGRDTALAQIIRVVEEAQGSKAPIQRVADVISGIFVPIVVGIAALTFIVWYLWGAPGQFAEALEKAIAVLVIACPCALGLATPTSIMAGSGRAAELGILFKGGEHLEAAQGIELVVLDKTGTVTAGKPVLTDVLVSPDFKGPEALSAEDGLLSLAASAEKLSEHPLAEAVAAGAAEKGLILAEAADFVNIPGRGIKAAVQGRDISVGTRRLMEESGAETAAWQGEMQRLEQEGKTAMLVAVDGKVQGIVAVADTIKPTSREAVAALRRMNIDVVMITGDNERTARAIAAEAGIDRVMAEVLPEGKAEAVRKLQEGGRKVAMVGDGINDAPALATADIGMAVGTGTDVAMEAADITLMRGDLKAIADAIEMSRRTMGNIKQNLFWALGYNTIGIPVAALGFLAPWLAGAAMAFSSVSVVLNALRLQRVKL from the coding sequence ATGGAAAAAGCAGTGGCGGCGCCCGAAGAGCAGGCTACCCTGCAGATTACCGGCATGACCTGTTCTGCGTGCGCGGCGCGCATTGAGAAAGGGTTGTCCCGAATGGAGGGGGTATCGCGGGCCAATGTGAACCTCGCGCTGGAGCAGGCAGCGGTTGGCTTTGACCCCAGCGTTGTCGATGTGCCGAAGCTTGAGGAGAAGATCCGGTCGCTCGGCTACGATACGGTCAAGGAGACCGCCAATTTCGATATTTCCGGCATGACCTGTGCCGCCTGTTCGGCCCGGATCGAGAAGGTGCTCGGCCGTATGCCCGGGATTGCCGAAGTGAATGTAAATCTGGCGCTGGAGACGGCGCATGTGGAATATACCCCAAGTATGGTGACGCCCCAGGACATCATCGCCAAGGTCGACTCGATCGGCTACAAGGCTTCGCTTAAGAAGGACAGCGAGGAGACATCCGGCCGCAAGGGCGAGGAAATCCGGCGCAAACGGAATAAGTGGATCGTGTCTGCGGTGCTGTCTTTGCCGCTGCTGTGGGCGATGGTCGGCCACTTCTCCTTCACCTCCTGGATTCCCGTGCCGGAGCTGTTTATGAATCCGTGGTTCCAACTGGCACTGTCCACGCCTGTCCAGTTCATCATCGGCTGGCAGTTCTACGTGGGTGCTTATAAAGCGCTCCGCAACGGCAGTGCGAATATGGATGTGCTGGTGGCGCTGGGGACATCGGCCGCTTATTTCTACAGCCTGTATTTGACGCTGGACTCCTTAAGCATGAGTGGAATGAATCATGCGGTGGAGATGTATTATGAGACGGGAGCGATCCTCATAACGCTCATTCTGGTCGGCAAATGGTTCGAGGCCTTGGCGAAGGGCCGCTCCTCCGATGCGATCCGCAGCCTGATGGGGCTGCAGGCCAAGAGCGCGGTCGTCATCCGGGATGGTGCTGAAATTAGCATTCCGGTTGAAAATGTCGTCATCGGAGATATCGTGCTCGTCAAGCCCGGCACAAAAATTCCGGTGGACGGCCAGGTTGTAGAAGGGATATCGTCCGTCGATGAGTCGATGCTCACGGGCGAGAGCATCCCGGTAGACAAGGGTCCCGGGGACACCGTTATCGGAGCGACCGTCAACAAGAACGGCGCACTGAAGATCGAAGCCCGCAAGGTAGGCAGAGACACCGCCCTTGCCCAGATTATTCGCGTGGTTGAGGAAGCCCAGGGCTCCAAGGCGCCGATCCAGCGGGTGGCGGACGTCATTTCGGGCATTTTCGTTCCGATTGTCGTCGGAATTGCGGCGCTGACCTTTATCGTCTGGTACCTCTGGGGGGCGCCGGGGCAGTTCGCGGAAGCGCTGGAGAAAGCGATCGCCGTGCTTGTCATCGCCTGCCCTTGCGCACTGGGGCTTGCTACGCCGACCTCCATCATGGCCGGCTCCGGCCGCGCTGCCGAGCTGGGCATTCTGTTCAAGGGAGGCGAGCATCTGGAAGCTGCGCAGGGCATCGAGCTCGTCGTTCTGGACAAGACGGGCACCGTGACCGCCGGCAAGCCGGTGCTGACGGATGTGCTCGTGTCTCCGGACTTTAAAGGTCCTGAAGCCCTGTCTGCGGAGGATGGCCTGCTGTCGCTGGCAGCCTCTGCCGAGAAGCTGTCGGAGCATCCGCTGGCCGAAGCGGTGGCCGCAGGCGCGGCGGAGAAGGGATTGATCCTTGCCGAAGCGGCAGACTTCGTCAATATTCCGGGCCGCGGCATCAAGGCTGCCGTGCAGGGCAGAGACATCTCTGTCGGCACGCGCCGGCTGATGGAAGAGAGCGGCGCGGAGACTGCCGCATGGCAGGGTGAGATGCAGCGTCTGGAGCAGGAGGGCAAGACCGCTATGCTGGTGGCAGTGGACGGCAAGGTTCAAGGCATCGTCGCCGTTGCCGACACGATCAAGCCGACCTCGCGGGAGGCGGTCGCCGCGCTGCGGCGGATGAACATCGATGTCGTCATGATTACCGGCGACAACGAGCGTACGGCCCGGGCGATTGCGGCGGAAGCCGGCATCGACCGGGTCATGGCCGAAGTGCTGCCTGAAGGCAAGGCGGAGGCGGTCCGCAAGCTGCAGGAGGGAGGCCGCAAAGTCGCGATGGTCGGCGACGGAATCAATGATGCCCCGGCGCTGGCTACCGCCGATATCGGGATGGCTGTCGGCACGGGAACGGACGTGGCGATGGAGGCCGCGGACATTACCCTGATGCGCGGCGATCTGAAGGCGATCGCGGACGCCATCGAAATGAGTCGGCGAACCATGGGCAATATCAAGCAAAATCTGTTCTGGGCGCTGGGCTATAATACGATCGGCATTCCGGTGGCCGCTCTTGGCTTTCTGGCACCCTGGCTGGCTGGTGCAGCGATGGCGTTCAGCTCGGTTTCGGTCGTGCTGAACGCGCTGCGGCTGCAGCGGGTCAAGCTGTAA
- a CDS encoding HD-GYP domain-containing protein, producing the protein MDKGQAPVSKLNLSYLYRLLLCITGVSLFAVYNQGVFVAYSFPAWIWALALSGAAVSLIVFTFQLPPQGNGLSLDSSVYLACLFVFGASFSLTVLLISAIAIFFIDRGLAWWRHVNNFAVYSIMITSAAYIYRALGGEQGPLLEGHLPAYAAAMAMYFALNTLLIAFYYYLTFNENLYDTLKGMLKDTVLAYLCTLVLALVLTILLYHNQLFGLGLFLCISIMMSYSFKRMFAMYRDIEERANRDPRTGLFNHSYFELALEEEIRKACNSGASLSLAMIDIDDFKKYNDHFGHLKGDGLIVFLADLLTRECGGEDMLVSRYGGEEFTLLMPGLDTAEAYSFLERLRRTLNNSPFEGAEIFPQGCLSFSAGIAGFRLDIHDKSQLVEEADQALYYAKKQGKNMVHIYGRQSTLEREIDFSQDVRDIEQQLRLFMYKDLETFKHSKRVFRYAMDMSELLELDNSTKRQFTLGALIHDIGKLEIPWGILNKKEKLSAEEWEMVKWHVTWGKEMASTNVKYKELAPYIELHHERYDGKGYPHGFKGEQIPRLCRMLTVIDSFDAMTTERPYQPTKSVEEAIVELRACAGTQFDPELTELFIRYIESRQLRLAEAAI; encoded by the coding sequence ATGGATAAAGGACAAGCACCCGTCTCCAAATTGAATTTGAGCTATCTGTACAGGCTGCTGCTGTGCATAACGGGTGTGTCCCTTTTTGCCGTGTACAATCAGGGCGTGTTCGTGGCTTACAGCTTCCCGGCCTGGATATGGGCGCTTGCCCTGTCAGGCGCAGCCGTATCCCTGATTGTGTTCACCTTCCAGCTTCCCCCGCAGGGAAACGGCTTATCCCTGGACTCCTCCGTGTATCTCGCCTGCCTGTTCGTATTCGGGGCCTCCTTCAGCCTCACCGTCCTGCTGATTTCTGCAATCGCCATCTTCTTCATCGATCGGGGATTGGCGTGGTGGAGACATGTGAACAATTTCGCGGTCTATTCGATTATGATCACTTCCGCCGCCTATATTTACAGAGCGCTGGGGGGCGAACAGGGACCGCTGTTGGAGGGCCACCTGCCCGCCTATGCCGCAGCCATGGCGATGTATTTTGCGCTGAACACACTGTTGATTGCTTTCTATTATTATTTGACCTTTAACGAGAATCTGTACGACACGCTGAAAGGCATGCTGAAGGACACGGTTCTCGCCTATCTCTGTACGCTGGTGCTTGCGCTGGTGCTGACCATCCTGCTGTACCACAATCAATTATTCGGCCTCGGCCTTTTCCTCTGCATCAGCATTATGATGTCCTATTCGTTCAAGCGGATGTTCGCGATGTACCGGGATATCGAAGAGCGGGCGAACCGTGATCCGCGCACCGGACTATTCAATCACAGCTATTTCGAGCTGGCCCTTGAAGAGGAGATCCGTAAAGCCTGCAACTCCGGCGCTTCCCTCTCGCTCGCCATGATCGACATCGACGATTTCAAGAAATACAACGATCATTTCGGCCATTTAAAAGGCGACGGCCTGATCGTGTTCCTGGCGGATCTCCTGACCCGGGAATGCGGCGGTGAAGATATGCTCGTCTCCCGGTACGGCGGGGAGGAATTCACGCTGCTGATGCCCGGACTCGATACGGCGGAGGCCTACAGCTTCCTCGAACGTCTGCGCAGGACGCTCAATAATTCTCCCTTTGAAGGAGCCGAGATTTTTCCGCAAGGCTGTCTCTCCTTCTCAGCAGGCATTGCGGGCTTCCGCCTTGACATCCACGATAAATCGCAGCTGGTGGAGGAGGCCGACCAGGCTCTCTACTATGCCAAGAAGCAGGGCAAGAACATGGTCCATATTTACGGCCGCCAGTCGACGCTTGAGCGGGAAATCGACTTCAGCCAGGATGTCCGGGACATCGAGCAGCAGCTGCGCCTGTTCATGTACAAGGATCTGGAGACGTTCAAGCATTCCAAACGGGTATTCCGCTATGCAATGGACATGAGCGAGCTGCTGGAGCTGGATAATTCCACGAAACGCCAATTCACGCTTGGCGCGCTGATCCACGATATCGGCAAGCTGGAAATCCCTTGGGGCATTCTGAACAAGAAGGAGAAGCTGTCCGCCGAGGAATGGGAAATGGTCAAATGGCATGTTACCTGGGGCAAGGAAATGGCCTCGACCAACGTTAAATATAAAGAACTGGCGCCCTACATCGAGCTTCATCACGAAAGATATGACGGCAAGGGCTATCCGCACGGCTTCAAGGGCGAGCAGATTCCAAGATTGTGCCGGATGCTGACGGTCATCGATTCCTTCGACGCCATGACGACCGAGCGGCCCTACCAGCCGACCAAATCTGTGGAGGAAGCGATCGTGGAGCTGCGGGCCTGTGCGGGAACGCAGTTCGATCCGGAGCTTACCGAGCTCTTTATCCGCTATATCGAGAGCCGGCAGCTCCGTCTCGCGGAGGCCGCCATTTAG
- a CDS encoding copper ion binding protein has product MTNVVLNVEGMSCGHCVSAVEKAVGNLGASAKVDLAAKTVAVDFDESKLSVSAIKDAIEDQGYDVVQ; this is encoded by the coding sequence ATGACGAATGTTGTGTTGAATGTAGAAGGAATGTCCTGCGGACATTGTGTAAGCGCAGTGGAGAAAGCAGTCGGAAATCTGGGCGCTTCGGCCAAGGTCGATCTGGCGGCCAAGACGGTGGCAGTGGATTTTGATGAATCCAAGCTCAGCGTATCGGCAATCAAGGATGCGATCGAAGACCAGGGCTACGACGTCGTACAGTAA
- a CDS encoding metal-sensitive transcriptional regulator: protein MATHHKREDDSETSVCAGDCHPSGERKSHHAPEFKSGLTARLNRIEGQIRGIKGMIERDTYCDDVLTQLAAVQSALGSVGKLLLEGHMKSCIVERIEAGEHEVIDELLITVGRLMKS from the coding sequence ATGGCGACACATCATAAGCGCGAAGACGATTCGGAGACGTCAGTCTGTGCAGGCGACTGCCATCCTTCCGGCGAACGCAAGAGTCATCACGCGCCGGAATTCAAGAGCGGGCTTACTGCCCGGCTCAACCGCATCGAAGGCCAGATCCGCGGCATCAAAGGCATGATCGAACGCGACACGTACTGCGACGATGTCCTTACCCAGCTGGCGGCGGTGCAGTCCGCGCTCGGAAGCGTTGGCAAGCTGCTGCTTGAAGGTCATATGAAGAGCTGCATCGTAGAACGAATCGAAGCCGGAGAACATGAGGTTATTGACGAACTGCTGATTACCGTCGGCAGATTAATGAAATCATAA